In Arachis stenosperma cultivar V10309 chromosome 1, arast.V10309.gnm1.PFL2, whole genome shotgun sequence, one DNA window encodes the following:
- the LOC130975523 gene encoding uncharacterized protein LOC130975523: protein MVITARVGTGLVKQILVDTGADSNIMFRNVFDALGLKDADLTTHQHGVIGLGDHFIKPDGVISLPISVGQVQGRRSAMAEFVILRDSTAYNIILGRKTINDFEAIINTKLLVMKFVTDDGSIGTIRGDLETAVACDNASLSLRKKSKEASGVFLADLDARVDDKPRPEPEGDLEKFRIGDEVEKFTFVNKNLPHELKEPLIEMIRANSDLFAWTPADMPGIDPKIISHHLAVKTEARPVAQRRRKMSAERAEEVARQTASLLEAGFIREVDYSTWLSNVVLIPMHRPDEDKTAFIMPGGTFCYKVMPFGLKNAGATYQRLMNKIFHDLIGKTVEVYVDDILAKITRPDDLLNDLARVFASLRQHGMRLNPLKCTFAMEAGKASATKALPFFNLMKKGMAFEWTPACEEAFRHFKEILAAPPVLGKPKDGEPLYLYLAITGEALAAVLVREDVKAQQPVYFISRALQGAELRYSKLEKLALALLTSSRRLKQYFQSHQVVVRTDQAIRQVLQKPDLAGRMMTWSIELSQYDIQYEPRQAIKAQAMADFLVEVTGDPSEEVGTRWKLHVDGASNQTFEGAGIILESPIGVVYEQSVKFEFPISNNQAEYEALIGGLTLAAEVGARRLEICSDSQVVTSQVNGSYQAKDPLLQKYLEKVKSLSQKFEEVTVHHVPRERNTRADLLSKLASTKPGEGNRSLIQGMTREPAITLHMASLGSSWLDPITDFLEHGKLPSDEKDAAKLRREAARYAVIQGQLFRKGLNQPLLKCLHPDQTDYVLREVHEGCCGHHIGGKALARKLIRAGYYWPSMMTDSKEFVKKCVKCQRNANFARAPASELSLLTTSRPFSQWGVDLLGPFPVGPGQVKYLIVAIDYYTKWIEAKPLASISSSNCRKFMWRQVITRFGIPEVIISDNGTQFTDKKFMEFLNGLGIRQRFSSVEHPQTNGQVESANKVILSGLKKRLDSKKGAWADELAAVLWSYRTTEQSSTRETPFRLTYGVDAVIPVEIGEPSPWLLLKGVEETVEKDLIDEAREMAHLTETALKQRMALRYNTKVLKREFEPNDLVLRRNDIGLPTPGEGKLAANWEGPYRVKKVMGKGAFKLERLDGKEVPRTWNANNLRRFYS, encoded by the exons atggtcattacggccagagtgggaaccggcctcgtcaaGCAGATCCTCGTCGACACAGGAGCTGATTCAAATatcatgttccgcaacgtgTTCGACGCACTAGGGCTAAAAGATGCCGACCTGACGACTCACCAGCACGGGGTCATCGGATTgggcgaccacttcatcaaaccGGACGGAGTAATATCCCTGCCAATCTCGGTGGGGCAAGTCCAAGGCCGAAGATCGGCGATGGCCGAGTTCGTAATCCTCCGAGACTCCACTgcctacaacatcatcttgggaagaaaaaCAATCAACGATTTCGAAGCCATAATCAACACAAAGCTGCTAGTCATGAAGTTTGTTACTGACGACGGATCCATAGGGACCATAAGGGGAGACCTCGAGACGGCGGTCGCttgtgacaacgccagcctctccCTTAGAAAGAAGTCCAAGGAAGCATCCGGTGTGTTCCTAGCCGACCTCGATGCCAGAGTGGACGACAAGCCGAGGCCAGAACCAGAAGGAGATCTGGAGAAGTTTAGAATTGGTGACGAAGTGGAAAAGTTCACATTCGTTAACAAGAACCTCCCACATGAGTTGAAGGAGCCCTTGATCGAAATGATAAGAGCCAACAGTGACTTGTTCGCCTGGACtccagccgacatgccgggcatagacccaAAAATCATCTCGCATCATCTAGCCGTCAAGACGGAAGCACGCCCGGTAGCCCAACGGAGGAGAAAGATGTCGGCGGAGAGAGCAGAGGAGGTGGCCAGGCAGACGGccagcctcctagaagcaggcttCATACGGGAAGTGGACTACTCGACATGGCTCTCGAATGTGGTATTG ataccgatgcaccgtccTGACGAAGACAAGACGGCGTTCATAATGCCAGGAGGAACTTTCTGCTACAAGGTAATGCCATTCGGCCTGAAAAATGCGGGAGCAACATATCAAAGACTGATGAACAAGATATTCCACGACCTCATAGGGAAAACAGTTgaagtctacgtggacgacatcctgGCAAAAATAACACGACCTGACGACCTCTTGAACGACCTGGCAAGGGTATTCGCGTCCCTCCGTCAACACGGTATGAGGTTGAATCCCCTCAAGTGCACCTTCGCCATGGAAGCTGGCAA AGCTTCGGCAACAAAGGCCCTGCCATTTtttaacctcatgaagaaagggatggcgTTTGAGTGGACGCCCGCATGTGAAGAGGCCTTTCGgcacttcaaggaaatcctggCGGCGCCACCCGTCCTCGGGAAGCCAAAGGACGGGGAACCACTATACCTATACCTCGCCATAACGGGTGAAGCCTTAGCCGCAGTTCTGGTACGGGAGGACGTAAAAGCTCAACAGCCAGTTTATTTCATAAGCAGGGCCTTGCAAGGGGCAGAATTAAGGTATAGCAAGCTGGAAAAGCTAGCCCTAGCACTTCTAACATCCTCACGAAGGTTAAAGCAGTACTTCCAGAGTCACCAAGTTGTCGTCAGAACGGACCAAGCGATCCGGCAAGTACTCCAAAAACCCGATCtggcgggaagaatgatgacttggtccatcgaaCTCTCCCAGTATGACATACAATACGAAccccggcaagccatcaaggcgcaAGCGATGGCAGATTTTCTAGTAGAAGTAACGGGGGATCCAAGCGAAGAAGTGGGTACACGGTGGAAGCTTCAtgtggacggagcctccaaccagacctTCGAAGGTGCCGGGATCATCCTGGAAAGCCCGATTGGGGTAGTATACGAACAGTCGGTCAAATTCGAGTTTCCCATCtcgaacaaccaggcagaatatgaagcccttATAGGCGGCCTAACCCTAGCGGCAGAAGTCGGCGCAAGAAGGCTAGAAATATGCAGCGATTCCCAAGTCGTCACCTCCCAAGTAAACGgtagctaccaagccaaagaccctTTGCTacagaagtacttggaaaaggttaaaagcttgagccaaaagTTCGAAGAAGTCACGGTCCACCACGTGCCtagagaaaggaacacacgggcagaCCTCCTATCAAAGTTAGCCAGCACCAAGCCGGGAGAGGGGAAccggtctctcatccaaggcatgACGAGAGAACCAGCAATCACACTGCACATGGCAAGCCTAGGGTCCtcatggctagaccccatcaccGATTTCCTAGAACACGGCAAACTCCCTAGTGATGAAAAGGACGCGGCGAAATTGAGAAGGGAAGCGGCCAGATACGCCGTCATCCAAGGACAGTTGTTCAGGAAAGGGCTCAACCAACCCCTACTGAAGTGCCTACACCCCGACCAGACGGACtacgtcctcagggaagtccaTGAGGGCTGCTGTGGGCACCACATCGGAGGCAAGGCCCTAGCGAGGAAACTAATCCGAGCCGGATACTATTGGCCATCGATGATGACGGACTCCAAAGAGTTTGTCAAAAAATGCGTAAAGTGCCAACGGAACGCCAACTTTGCCAGGGCGCCGGCCTCCGAGTTAAGCTTGCTAACGACCTCCCGGCCATTCTCTCAATGGGGAGTCGACCTCTTAGGGCCCTTCCCTGTCGGCCctgggcaagtcaaatacctcattgTCGCAATTgactactacaccaaatggatagaagccaAACCACTAGCTAGCATATCCTCGTCCAATTGCAggaaattcatgtggaggcaggtgataacGCGATTCGGGATACCGGAGGTCATCATCTCGGACAACGGCACGCAATTtactgacaaaaagttcatggAATTTCTCAATGGCCTGGGTATAAGGCAAAGGTTCTCTTCGGTAGAACACCCTCAGACGAACGGACAAGTGGAGTCCGCCAACAAGGTTATCCTTTCAGGGCTAAAAAAGAGGTTGGACAGTAAAaagggtgcttgggccgacgaACTAGCAGCGGTTCTCTGGTCCTACCGAACAACTGAACAATCCTCCACTAGGGAAACTCCCTTCCGACTAACATACGGGGTGGACGCAGTAATACCCGTAGAGATCGGTGAGCCGAGCCCGTGGTTACTTTTGAAAGGAGTGGAGGAAACCGTAGAAAAAGACCTCATAGATGAAGCCAGGGAAATGGCCCATCTGACAGAAACGGCGCTAAAACAAAGGATGGCTCTGCGCTACAATACCAAAGTGCTCAAGAGAGAATTCGAGCCAAACGACCTCGTCCTGAGGCGAAATGATATCGGCCTGCCGACCCCTGGAGAAGGCAAGCTAGCggcaaactgggaaggcccTTACCGAGTCAAAAAAGTGATGGGAAAAGGAGCCTTCAAGTTAGAAAGGCTTGACGGCAAGGAAGTCCCGAGAACATGGAACGCGAACAATCTAagaagattctactcctag
- the LOC130975529 gene encoding uncharacterized protein LOC130975529 codes for MRRRNDTIIYSRGRPTRRAARGHEDGEGRTERTRQPVIMGVTPFHRSILEVRLPKHFDKPTDMRYDGTQDPLEHLTAFEARMNLEGVGDEVRCRAFPVTLAGPAIRWFNGLPQGSIYSFSDISRAFLAQFTTRIAKAKHPINLLGVTQRQGEPTRRYLDRFNDECLEIDGLTDSVASLCLTNGLLNENFRKHLTTKPVWTMHEIQTVAKEYINDEEVSRVVAANKRQSGYSQAR; via the coding sequence ATGAGAAGACGAAACGACACGATCATCTACTCCCGCGGCAGACCAACCCGCCGAGCGGCAAGAGGTCACGAAGACGGGGAAGGAAGAACCGAGAGGACACGACAACCCGTGATAATGGGCGTCACCCCGTTCCACCGATCTATCCTCGAGGTCCGGTTACCGAAACACTTCGAcaaaccaacggacatgaggtacgacggaACTCAAGACCCCCTAGAACACCTCACGGCCTTTGAGGCCAGGATGAATCTGGAGGGAGTGGGGGACGAAGTAAGATGCCGCGCCTTCCCGGTAACCCTAGCAGGGCCAGCGATCagatggtttaacggcctcccaCAAGGTTCCATATACAGCTTCTCAGACATCAGCCGTGCATTCCTGGCCCAATTTACAACGCGGATCGCGAAGGCCAAGCACCCTATCAACCTTCTAGGGGTAACACAGAGACAAGGAGAACCGACGAGGAGGTACTTagatcggttcaacgacgaatgcttggaaatCGACGGCTTAACCGACTCGGTGGCCAGTCTTTGCCTAacgaacggcctcctcaacgagaaCTTCCGAAAACACCTTACCACGAAACCGGTTTGGACGATGCATGAGATCCAGACGGTAGCCAAGGAGTACATAAATgacgaggaagtcagccgagtcgtggctgccaataagCGGCAGTCCGGTTACAGCCAAGCCCGGTAA
- the LOC130966486 gene encoding ubiquitin domain-containing protein DSK2b-like, translating into MGGDSAAERATDSKVSEPVSINIRCSNGSKFSVQICLDSTVGSFKEVIAGSCDIPAGQQRLIYKGRILKDDQTLQSYGLEADHTIHLVRGFTPSNTGGGTNTSGTNTATTNARSTGAAEGGGLGGLGFGASLFPGLGLNGMGGNNLFGEGFPDLEQMQQPFISNPNLMREIMNTPAMQNLINNPEIVRNLIMSNPQMQELMDRNPELAHILNDPSTLRQTLEATRNPEIMREMMRNTDRAMSNIEASPEGFNMLRRMYENVQEPFLNATTMAGNTGGNNTPLSGTQARDQSTNPSTTSSEATAGSPLPNTNPLPNPWSSTGTGGAQNNNRRSTPAGGDARPQAPTGLGGLGLPDLQGMLGGNAMPDPALMAQLMQNPAISNMMQSMLSNPQTLNQMLGANADQRGMPDLNSLREVMQNPEFLRLFSSPETLQQLMSFQQALLSQLGQQQPRESGQTGGGTGPLNNLAGLELLSSMFGGLGTGSLAVPNRSNEPPEQLYATQLSQLQEMGFFDTQENIRALIATSGNVHAAVERLLGNPGQ; encoded by the exons ATGGGAGGTGACAGTGCCGCAGAGAGGGCTACGGATTCAAAGGTCTCTGAACCCGTCAGCATCAACATTCGGTGTTCCAATGGTTCCAAGTTCTCGGTTCAGATTTGCCTCGATTCCACCGTCGGATCCTTCAAGGAAGTCATTGCTGGCAGCTGCGATATCCCAGCCGGTCAGCAGCGCCTGATTTACAAGGGTCGGATCCTGAAGGATGATCAGACCCTACAAAGCTATG GCTTGGAGGCAGATCACACCATCCATTTGGTTCGTGGCTTCACACCTTCCAATACAGGTGGGGGCACAAATACCAGTGGCACCAATACTGCCACGACTAATGCCAGAAGTACTGGTGCTGCTGAGGGTGGGGGCTTAGGAGGCCTTGGTTTTGGAGCTTCATTGTTCCCTGGATTAGGTTTGAATGGGATGGGTGGCAATAACCTATTTGGAGAGGGATTTCCAGATCTTGAGCAGATGCAGCAACCATTTATTTCAAATCCCAATTTAATGAGAGAAATTATGAACACACCTGCTATGCAGAACCTAATAAATAATCCTGAGATTGTGCGGAATCTTATAATGAGCAACCCGCAGATGCAGGAGCTCATGGATCGGAATCCCGAGTTAGCTCACATACTTAATGATCCAAGCACCCTTCGCCAGACACTTGAAGCTACAAGGAACCCTGAGATTATGCGTGAAATGATGAGAAATACCGACAGAGCAATGAGCAACATTGAAGCATCTCCTGAGGGATTTAACATGTTGAGGCGCATGTATGAAAATGTTCAAGAACCATTTTTAAATGCTACTACGATGGCTGGAAACACAGGAGGCAACAATACACCACTTTCTGGGACTCAAGCCAGGGACCAATCAACAAATCCCTCAACTACTAGCTCCGAAGCAACTGCTGGTTCTCCATTACCCAATACTAACCCACTCCCCAATCCTTGGTCCTCTACGGGAA CTGGTGGTGCCCAAAATAACAATAGAAGGTCAACCCCTGCTGGTGGGGATGCTAGGCCGCAGGCACCTACTGGCTTAGGAGGGCTTGGACTGCCGGATCTTCAAGGCATGCTGGGCGGCAATGCTATGCCAGATCCTGCTTTAATGGCCCAGTTAATGCAAAATCCAGCTATCTCAAATATGATGCAAAGTATGCTTTCCAACCCACAAACTTTGAATCAG atGCTTGGAGCTAATGCTGATCAGCGTGGCATGCCTGATTTGAATTCTCTTAGAGAAGTGATGCAAAATCCAGAGTTCCTTCGCTTATTTTCTTCACCTGAGACACTGCAG CAACTGATGTCTTTTCAGCAAGCTCTTCTGTCTCAGCTTGGTCAACAACAGCCAcg GGAATCAGGTCAAACTGGCGGAGGCACTG GTCCTTTGAACAACTTGGCAGGTTTGGAGTTGTTATCAAGCATGTTCGGTGGACTTGGAACTGGTAGCCTAGCTGTTCCAAATAGATCAAATG AGCCGCCCGAGCAGTTGTATGCAACCCAGCTTTCTCAGCTTCAAGAAATGGGATTCTTCGACACGCAAGAGAACATAAGGGCCCTTATTGCCACATCCGGTAATGTTCATGCAGCAGTTGAACGACTTCTAGGAAACCCTGGTCAGTAG